A region of the Zonotrichia leucophrys gambelii isolate GWCS_2022_RI chromosome 14, RI_Zleu_2.0, whole genome shotgun sequence genome:
TGCATGTCCTAAACCAACACAAGCCTCTAGGACGGACACCCATGAGGGTGCCCGGACTGAGCGGCTGAGGTAGGGCCGGAATGAAGGGCAGGACAGCAAGGGGGACGCGATAGGACGCCCGAGGGGCATCAGGCACCGCCGCAAGCACCAGCGGCCTTTACAGCCCGGCCCGGGAGCCGCACGCCCACGGCCGCGCTGCGCCGCCACAGGcgggccctgcccggcccccgCGGGGAGGAGACAGCGGCGGGAGAGCggcgctgccccagcccggcagGCCCGGCAGCCGGGGGCGAGCGGCCGAGCGGGGCCGCGGCCCGGCGGGCGGCAGCCGCAGGTGAGGGGGGCATTGCCGGGGCCGgcgccgccccgctccgccaGCCCGGGCTCCGGCTCTGCCCGGCTGGGCGGGAGGGCCGCGGCCCGGCAGCgctgcgggagcggggccgTGTCCCCCATTACCTGCGGGGGACACACGCCGGGGAGCCGCTGTTGGCCGGGGCGCTGGTTCGGGGGGTGGCTGCAGCGGTGACCGGGGGTGAGCGCTGTGCCCTGGCCGCGGTGCTGGGTGCCGGTGCAGGCCGCGGGCGGTGGCCGAGGTAACGCCCGGGCTCGGGCGCGCCCCGCGGGCAGCTCCTgcccggcgctgccggggcTCACCCGCTATGTGTGACAGTGTGTGACAGTGTGTGAAAATGTGCCCGGGAGGGCCCGTGTCTGTGCGGGGGCGCGGCAGGGACACCGGCACTCTAGCTGCTCGGGGTAGCAAGCAGCAAAATGCATCCTCTAACCTGCCCCTTGTAAGGGGTCCCCCTGCAACAACAGCTGGAAATTTGCAGGGAGATTACTGAGCTGAGGTTTCCTTGAAACTGACACAATTCAGTATGTGCAGAGCATCTGAAAGCATTTTGCCTTAATACGCCGAGTTTTGAAGCTGTGTGGGGTATGATCTCGATGCTGAGCACAAAGATACTCACAGAAATGAGTGTCATTAGTGTGTTACTGGTTTCCAGAACCCATAGCAACAAATTGTCCATGCCAGTGGTTAGAAGTGATGTTTTTACTGGTAAGTGAATACCCTGACGGGTAAGCACAGGGTTAATGTTACAAAGGAAGAAGGTAAGAGTCACCTGTGTCTTGCTACTTGGCTGTGGGAGTTTCAGAAGAGCTTGCAGGGACAAGCCCTCTACCTTAGATGTGCTTTTGTAAAAGTAATGATTTAGACTGTGTATCACTTCAGCTGAAACGTGCATTCTCTCTTTATacaaaggaaacattttcacAAAGCATCTGTATGAGCCTGTTACTAATTGTACCTTAATTTTAAGGGAAATTGGATGGCAGAGTGAGAACTGGCTGTTCAGAAGAGGTCGTGGCTGAGGATTAATAACATGTCTAAAGAAATGCAGGAACTACAGAAGCAATGGCACTCCGTGGTGCAGACCATCCACAGCAACGCAAATGTGGGTCTGGATTGtaattttatatgtttataAAGCTATTCCTTTTGTAACTATCAGGATATCACACCCTGGTTTATTTAAATGCACTCCctgttttttaaatgaacacTGTAAGGCCTATGGGAAGGCCTGTCCTCCCACACCTTCAGTCAAGAAAGAGGAAAGcctgttttgcatttttgtgttttactgGCATAACCCTTTGAGATAGTAGAGCAAGGCCCCATGCTTTTTAAACAAAGAGGCAAGAGGTGTTCCCTCTTCCAGCTGCAAATTTATCCTGCCTGTGCTTCACTACAGCAGCAGTGATCTGTGAAAGATATCTGTGacaagagattaaaaaaaatctaaaacatttttctttcatctgcaGGTTGTTGCCTTTATGAATTCTCGTGTTGGCCAATATTTAGATGACCATCCTTTTGTTGCCTTATCACTCCTGATGTTTATTGCAGTGTCAGCTGTTCCTGTtggatttttcctggtttttgttgTTACAACAGCTGTAATGGCCTGTATTGGTGTGATAGTCATGGAAGGTACTGTATACATTCATGGATGTACTTGCCTCTTCCCTTTTAAGGCAGgttatctttttcctttttattttttccttctggaagtTTGAGTCCTAGCAATTGAGGATTTCTATGTGTAGTCCTCAAGTCTCAGCAGTAGTAAAACCCTTAATACAAGAATAGTAATCTAATTAAGTGTAATCTATACAGGGAAAATCctattttcctttctaatcCCAGCCACCAGGATATGCCTAAACCAGTTATCTTGAGCATGCATAGCTTTTAAGGAGGCAACCCAGATGTGTGAGGAAGGTGGTTTTCCcaaattgttttaaattggGGTTATGGTAGAATGTCAGCTCCTGTATTTGTACATAGACTTGTTTAACCAACAGAGTGCTGGTTTTTTAGGTGTTGTCATAGCCATAGGGGGCATAGCcctcctgtgtgtgctgtgtggcCTGGgagccctgtccctgggagTTTCTGGAGTGCTGAGTGTTTCTTACGTTGCACTTTCAACTCTGGTCAACTACTGGTGTGCATCAAGGTGAGTATGGATGTCCTTGATCCATGCTTGGATTTCAAACTCTGCAACTCTGCATTCATTGCTTCATGTTTTTTCCTAAATGAGCCATTGTTGATTAGTTTACCATTGTTTGTTGAATGCTTTGAATCTCAGGCTACCCTCATGGCTTAAAATGCAGCATGCAGCTGTCTGGTCATTGACAGGTATTCAGATGAGCTTTAATTCAtgccctttttcctttttgggacagaggaaacagaaatgGTCTTTAATGTGAATGTGCTAACACAACATGACACCAGGCAGTAAAATACACCTTTGTCTCACTCTAATGTGTTGCTTTAATCATTAAAACCTACTGCCAAGTTGAATTTTGTGTAGGAGATGAACCTTTTGcagtttttcctgcaggaagacCCAGCTATCTCTGCTTACCTGCATTTGTAGAGTAAGGGAACAAAATGCATTGTAGATTTGGGATAGGCAAATCTACATTGAGgaatacataaaaaaaaaaacagcgtgatcaaaataaaaataacaggtTTTGTAGGATAGTGCACTGTGTGAGTTGCCAGTTGTGCCTCTCAGGACTTTGGAGACCTGTTCCAGTCAGCATTGCCTCAGCcaggcagctgagcaggaggcagcagcagcaggctgtgctggagtgccaCCTGTGGCCCTGAAATACCTGCCAGGGAAAGAACCACAGTAACCACTGTGCCATGGGgaagagcaagaagaaaaatcccagctgctctctTGTAGGCTTCCTCAGTTAGCTCCTTCAGCAcagctgtgtttgcacagcTCGTGAGGACACACAAAGCTGCCTGAGATGGCAGCAGAGTGACAGAAGCATGGTGCAAAGCCCAGTTTCTGGGCATGCTGCCACATCCACAACACT
Encoded here:
- the LDAF1 gene encoding lipid droplet assembly factor 1 — translated: MSKEMQELQKQWHSVVQTIHSNANVVAFMNSRVGQYLDDHPFVALSLLMFIAVSAVPVGFFLVFVVTTAVMACIGVIVMEGVVIAIGGIALLCVLCGLGALSLGVSGVLSVSYVALSTLVNYWCASRAQMRKQDANGSLPQKQPGLDLSANTAKSE